CGCGTCGACCCCCGTGGTACGCTCGGAGGCCATGACTCGCAAGACCATCAACGACGCCTTCGGCGGCCAGCTCACCACGCTCGAGGAGCAGCGGCGCATCTGGCAGGACGCGCTGCACGAGGACGCCATCTGGGAAGGCCCGACCTTCGAGCGTCCGATCTGCGTGATCGGGCGCGAAGCCACGGGCCGCTTCATGGAGCTCTTGCTCAGCGTGGTGCCGCGCTTCTCCACCACCCTGGTCGCCGCCTATCCGACGAGTGACCCGGACACGACCATCATCGAGTCACACGGCGGCGGGCCCACCGTCGACGGCGGGCGCTACACGCAGCGCTACTTCTCGCTGATCACCGTGCGCGATGGCCAGGCGTTCCGCATGCGCGAGTACTGCAATCCGTTCCAGACCTACAAGGCGTTCGGCAAGGAGCGCTGGGAACGGGCCTGCGACGAGATCATGGCCAAGTACAACAAGCCCTGGCCGAAGTCACAGCCGCCCGACCCGATCACGCTGCCGAAGGTCGGGTGAGATGAGCGCGTCCGCGCCGTCCGGCCCCGAGCTGGTGGAGCGCGCGCGGGCTCTGCGCGGCCGGGTGGCGACTTTCTCCGAGCGCGCGGAGGCGGAGCGAACCCTGCCCGCCGAGCTGGCGCGCGCGCTCGCCGACGCCGGCCTGTTCCGGATCGCGGTGTCTCGCAGCGCGGGCGGCGCCGAGGCCACGCCGCGCGAGCAGATCCTCGCGATCGAGGCGATCTCCGAAGCCGATGGCGCGGCCGGCTGGACGCTCATGATCGGCATCGAGGTGCTGGGCTTCGCGAGCGCGCAGCTCCGGCCCGACGTCGCCGAAGAGCTGATCGCCAAGCGGCCCGAGACGATCTTCTCGGGCGCGCTGAACCCGCTGGGCCGGGCGCGTCCGGTGCAGGGCGGCTTCATCGCGAGCGGGCGTTGGCCGTTCGCGAGCGGGTGTCTGCACAGTGACTGGTTCTGGGGTCAGTGCGTGATCGAGGGCGGCGGCCCGACGCAGACGGTCGAGGTGCTGGTGCCGCGCTCGGAGTTCCGGGTGCTCGACACCTGGCACGTCGCGGGGCTGCGCGGCTCCGGGAGTCATGACGTCGAGATCGAGGACGTGTTCGTCCCCGAGCGCCTCACCACGGTGGTCGGCCGCGGACCGGTGTACCAGACCGGCCCGCTGTTCCGCATGCCGCCGTTCAGCCGGCTCGCGTACAACAAGATCGGCGTGGCGACGGGCATCGCGCGCGGCGCGCTCGACGCGTTCGTGGCGCTGGCGTCCGAGCGCGTGCCGCGCGGCATGCGCGCGCCGCTGCGCGAGCGGCGGCTCGCCCAGGAGGCGATCGCCGAGGCCGAGACACGGCTGCGCTCGGCGCGCGCGTTCGCGTTCGAGACCGTCGAGGAGCTGTGGGCCGAGGTGCTCGCCGGCCGCGCGCCCGACGCAAAGCAGCGCGCGCTGGTCCAGCTCGCCTGCTGCAAGGCGGTGAGCGAGTCGGCGCGCGCGGTCGAGATCGTGCACGCGGCGGCGGGCACGGCCGCGAACCTGCTGTCGAGCCCGCTCGAGCGGCGCATGCGCGACGTGCACGTGGTGGGGCAACACATCATGGTGTCGCCCGCGCTGATCGAGCCCGCCTCGCGCGTGCTGCTCGGCCTGCCCTCCGGCACGTTCTTCTTCTAGTCGCTGCCGATCCCTTCGCCCAGGCGCGCGAAGTGCCGCTGCCAGCGCGCCCGCAGCTCGGCCTCGCTCTCGCCGCGGTCGTAGGCGGGCGAGTCGACGAATTGCGCGCTCGTGACCCGAATCAGCACCACGCCGTGAATCGGACTTGAGACCCCGCGCTTGCGGAAGAAGTCCACGAGCCGGTCGTGGAGCTGCCCCGTCTCGAGCACCGAGCCCGTGCCCTTGAAGCGGTAGCCCTTGCGCGCGAACGGATCGACCACGTTCACCTCGACGGCCGGATTGTGTCTCAGGTTCGCGACCGTGCCGGGCGAGCGCACGTTCGCGAACGCCAGGTGCTGGTCGTCCCAGACCGCGGTCGTGCCCTTGGGCGAGAGGTTCGGGCTGCCGTCTGGGCACACGGTGGCGACGAAGCCGAGCCGCTGCTCCTCGACCACGCGCTTCATGTCGGGGGTGAGCATGTCGCCAGGGTACCCTCGACGCGCAGGCGGCGCAGGCCGCGGGCGGCGGTCTCGCGCCACTCGAGTGGCTCGCCCGTGAGTGCGAGCTGCGAGTAGCGCGCGCCGAGAGCGGCGAACGCGACGCGCAGCTCGAGCCGGGCCAGCCAGGCGCCGAGACAGGCGTGGATGCCGCCGCCGAAGGTCAGCGCGGCGCGTGAGTCGCGGGCGGGATCGAACCGGTCGGGCTG
Above is a genomic segment from Myxococcota bacterium containing:
- a CDS encoding nuclear transport factor 2 family protein — translated: MTRKTINDAFGGQLTTLEEQRRIWQDALHEDAIWEGPTFERPICVIGREATGRFMELLLSVVPRFSTTLVAAYPTSDPDTTIIESHGGGPTVDGGRYTQRYFSLITVRDGQAFRMREYCNPFQTYKAFGKERWERACDEIMAKYNKPWPKSQPPDPITLPKVG
- a CDS encoding pyridoxamine 5'-phosphate oxidase family protein, which produces MLTPDMKRVVEEQRLGFVATVCPDGSPNLSPKGTTAVWDDQHLAFANVRSPGTVANLRHNPAVEVNVVDPFARKGYRFKGTGSVLETGQLHDRLVDFFRKRGVSSPIHGVVLIRVTSAQFVDSPAYDRGESEAELRARWQRHFARLGEGIGSD
- a CDS encoding acyl-CoA dehydrogenase family protein → MSASAPSGPELVERARALRGRVATFSERAEAERTLPAELARALADAGLFRIAVSRSAGGAEATPREQILAIEAISEADGAAGWTLMIGIEVLGFASAQLRPDVAEELIAKRPETIFSGALNPLGRARPVQGGFIASGRWPFASGCLHSDWFWGQCVIEGGGPTQTVEVLVPRSEFRVLDTWHVAGLRGSGSHDVEIEDVFVPERLTTVVGRGPVYQTGPLFRMPPFSRLAYNKIGVATGIARGALDAFVALASERVPRGMRAPLRERRLAQEAIAEAETRLRSARAFAFETVEELWAEVLAGRAPDAKQRALVQLACCKAVSESARAVEIVHAAAGTAANLLSSPLERRMRDVHVVGQHIMVSPALIEPASRVLLGLPSGTFFF
- a CDS encoding cytochrome P450, producing LLPSAVEEALRFDPPTQRSQRFASESLELGGRVIPRGALIVPVLGSANRDPAVFAQPDRFDPARDSRAALTFGGGIHACLGAWLARLELRVAFAALGARYSQLALTGEPLEWRETAARGLRRLRVEGTLATCSPPT